The genomic stretch TAGATTGGCAGGGGTCTGAACTGACGTCTTCAGCGTGCTTCAGATGTGAAGATTCAGGatctgataaaaataaatacatacgtTTAACTTTTATGTTCTAGTAAATGGAGTACTAACTGATAACAGAAGTATACATTAGCATACTGAATGTAACAGTTTATCAGCCAATATCAACCTTTTTACCCACCCAACCCACATTAGGGGCAATTTTCCACTGTAAATGCATTTCTTTGATTCTGCTTCAAAACTTTCACAGTTTTTCCATTACAGTTTTCAAATATGTGCACCACCATTTTAGCACCACAAAAAGATCCACATTATACTAATCCATTTAAGTAAATTAGGTTTGGCCGGCTGAAgaaaattcagtaattacacaCCTGTTATTataagaacaaagaaaaacaagtatGTGTTATTACAGTGttcaattttcttttcatgatttaaataattttttcaaaaGAGTTTTTCACACTTACCTGAAGACTTTTGAGCACCTTtgtcctcttctcctccactgGCACCCTGTTTCAGAACagcctgttaaaaaaaaatgaaaggagaGAGTCAGCAAAATTCCCATAGCAAACTTTACTCTGCAACAGCTCCTTTCAGATGAGCTGAATGCTATATCGCTTTTGAGCAGCACAGCATTTGGGCGTGACACATTGATGTGTGGTTACATTACACATAGCAACCCTGGCTAGCCTTTAATTTGCAAATTACTCTGAAAGGCATAAATTAAGTTGTCTTTGATCAATTCATCCACCAATAATATTCCCTCCATTTCTTAACACTTTACATACTAAATTGTCATGGACCCATTACAAATAGTGTGTTCATTGAggtatttttttcaaatgtgatgTCTACTCAGCAAATTACATGTTCAGTACATGTTCAAAATAAGGAACACTAACACTATGGTGCTGACTGCCAAAAGTGAATTTGAACAAACAAGTCATGAATACACAAAATACCACCCTTAGTCACAATTCAAACTACTAATTACTAATGCATTAACAAATTATGCAGAAATAAGTGTATAATTTCCCTGATTGtgtgtaaacaaacaatcttaTCCAATAAATATTACTTTAAGCTGAGGTTCTTAGAATAAGAATTGTATTAAGAAAGGTATTAGGTCATTTATGTTTAGATAGAattcttttgtattttgttaaataatgaataaaacatgaattttgATGAGCACTTACCTATGTTATTACCGAGTAATGACATGTGGAAACATGGAAggataaacttttttttttaaagtttaataaaACTTCCAAATGCATACCTGTAACCTGTCGtacttgtttctttttgtattttttattttgcatagCTGACCAAACCAGGGATTATTAAAGTTAGGCCCTATCAATCTAAAGGatccttttattattattattattattattattattattattacttaatgcAAAGTTGCCACATAATTTTGCACTGTTTGTTACAGATGTCCCAGCAGTTCAGGCATCAAttttcaggcatttttcacCTTGACTGACCCAAAAATAATGATCAAGTTGAACCAACATCTTagagtcaaaagaaaaaaaaaaaaaaaaaaactttgtattTATAGCAGAGCTACAGCATTGCAAGGCGTTTGATATTTTGTTCAACTGCTGTATAATCAGCCAGCAACAAGTGGGCTCATTAAACAATGGTGCACATAATTGATGTACTACCCTAAGTAATCAAGTTCTGCCCTTCAGGGAGTATAACCTgtgtgggggggaaaaaaacaatgtgaactCAGAAAGAGATTATGACATTGACAATCTTATGATATATTTTGGCCATACTGCCCAGCCATACTTACAATGTCCAGCAGTCTGTCGACACAAGATGGAAGCACGCTGTGTTGCTCAGTGAGATGTGAAGACAGGGAggatctgtctgtttgtcctttTTGGCACAGAGGGCATAGCCACTTTGCCACCCCATTGCTTTCACTGCTCACTGTCTCTCCAGACTCCtcctaacaaaacaaaaaaaatggatgTTAGAGAATCCTACCTTTTCTGGAGTTGTTATTATTTATCACAAATGCTGTATAAAGTATTTCATAGagaatagaaagaaagaaaaatgtgaggAAGTAATTTCGTGGAAGGGATTTCATGTGACCAAGAATTAAGAGGGGAGCTGAATCCACCAATAGAAAAGTATACTGTTACTTATTGGTTAcgcactactactactactaagtCATTTACCGTACTCCTCAATAGGCATGTTGTGTCCTTTTAACAGTAAAACTAATCCTAAATCAGTATCTCATTCTTACAGGTCTTTGAGGTTTTATTCCTGACTTCTTTTCAACATTAACCACGTTTTGCAGGGACGTTCCCATCATTTTGTCTGCAATGGCTGTATCAAATTACACAATAATGCAATTGTTTAAATGACACCTTTGTAATGTAAATTAGTATCCATCTAATGCTTTCAGTAGGTTTTACACTGCACTGTTGTAAACTTCAAGTGGGTTCTAGATAAAAGATCCATTGTTTCATACCTCTTTGCATTCAATCtaactttcaaaaaaaaaaaaactgtgcacatgaaatgtattaaattcTGAAATACTGGAGTAACACTCATGCAAATCATAACATGCACTGCTAGACAATTTACAATGAGTATATTGTATCTCGAACCACTAATTCCGTCCCAGTTTTGACCAATATAAAAAGGAACATGTGGCCAATATATTAAATACGATCCGAGATCATACTGCATTTGCTCGACACGCACGATAAAATTACTCTTACTctcatgttttaaataaatcaaaatagaCCGCTAGTCCGGATATTAGCACACAGCTGTAAACATTCATAATCCAAGATGCAACCAAGACAGCAATTTATGCCCATGAGGAGAAATACCAACACAGCTACAATCCTCACTTCCTCGTCATGTCAATTAGCAAGCTAGCAGGGTTATACGACCAGATAATATTTCGACaagtctgtatctgcagagtaTATCATATTTAAAAGCTTATCACGAGTTCCATAATTAAAAGCCAAGATATACCTAGATTGACGTATCTCTACTCATAGTTAGCTAATTAATGGACAGTCTAATTAGCTATGCCGACCAGAGATGAATCaattagctagcaagctaggtTGAGAAGCCCCCCGTAACGTCGCATTATAGTCGTGTTTCTGGAAATGCTGGTTAGCTGTTAGTTTACTGAAAATAATCCTGCAGTGATAACCAGTCACTTCTCTTAAACTGCAAAAGACAGGGCGTCAGCATAATCTCGTTGCTAGCTCTCAGTTACGGCTGGACGGTCCactaaattaataaacaaaaaggGGTTGAGCTAATAACAGTCGTGTCACTTTGCTAGCTAGCCTGTTAGCAGGCAGAGATAATTAACCGCTCCTCAAACTGTCTCCAACTGGCTAGTCTCCACTCCCTACAAACTCTGCCTGGTCCAGGTGGGAACTGCAGCTTCAATACGCCGACTGAGTTCACCCAGGATAGAAAACACACTCACTAGCCTTTAGATCAAAAACCTCGGCCTCGAGTCATTTCCTTACCCCTCTGATTGTGGGCTGCCAATCGGGCATCTAGTGTTGCACCGCCCGCCGCCTGCTGCTCAACAGCGCAAATTGAGGCCTAGCCGGACTAAAGCCATTTAATTAATGAACGTGGGCTCCGTTTACAGATGTGTTAGAAAACACTCGCACCCCCTCCTCCCTCGCCGCCCAGCAGACTCCGTTTTGACGCGTCCTAGCGCTCAAATCCATACCTTAAATACTTACGGTGCAACACATGGCCATTTAACCTATCATTTTAAAAGCTTCAAGCCGTAATTGGCGAAAGAATTAAACGCTAAAAAGCTACTTGAAGCGGAGTACGTGCGCCGCGGTCGCCTCGACGATGGGGGTGGTGTAGGGAGAGCAGGCGAAAGAGACGAGAGGCAGAAAAAGTTTGGGATTTAATGTTGGATTTCTATAATGGATCGGATTAGTATGAGGCACAATCCGTCGTTTACTCGATCTTCTATCAGTCGCAGGCCACTCTCCCCGTTCATATCAGCACAATTAACCGATCGCGAATGACGTTTAATTAAGTTCAGAGCAATTAGCTAATGCGTTTTTACCTGCATGGTCGCCGCtccagcacgcacacacacacacgcttccTCTGTGGCTCCTCAGAAGTGAAAAGTTTTCTTGCCTGccctccccgtctctctctctctctctctctcccctctctcctgtTCTCCCCCTCCCTTCATTCGCCctatccctctctccttcccctctTCCCTCTAGTAAACACACCACAGCTCCCCCCAAGGCTGATTGCTGACATTCAGAAGGGACAGACAGGGCTATCAAATCCCTTATGTAACCCCGCAGATATAGAGATTATTAATGTATGTTGAAACAGCGATTACTTATTGAGCAATAAAGATAAGacgagggggaaaaaatgcgTGATAGATAATTTTCCAAAAAAGTATGTCGATGCCTAGATTACATGTAATCCCCGTTAATACGAAACCCTTCCTCGTTTTCACATTCAAGGTGAATAAAAAATGAGTCCCCATTCTGCCAACTCGGATTGTCACAAAGAGTGTGACGAGTTAATTAAGGCTGAATAATAGAGATATGACCGCGAAGGCTCTACTCAGCACCACCCGCACGAATTATGACTTGTTTTCAATCAAATGATAGGTGTGGCGCATATCAACAGTCGAGTATGTGGAATAAATATTTATGAAGCAGAGGGGATTAAAACTGCACCGCCTGTATGCCCCTGCGTTACTGGGACAGGGAATGATGTTCCTGAATACCCTGATAGGTGTCTCTAATTGCGCCTGTGCAAAATAAAGTTAGCTGACGTGTAGGGGCTGCTCGGGTTGATCCGTCGCTCAATTTTTGATGCCGAATTATTTGGATTTAACGACTTGACTTGTGAAGGTGTGTGAGAATGCAGTTCGCTACGTCTGTGGGGATTTTTAAAACTCTGTAGTTCAGTTAGCTGATTTTGACTTGTAGTTCATGTATGACTGCGCAGCAGCTTGGGGGCTGAATGAGCCTGATTGTAATGACAGGTGCGGCCACGGGAGCTACTGCTGTATTACTCTATAGAAATATAGTTGGTACAACAATAACAATTCAGTTTTGAGCATTTACTGACAGTTTACAATGGcgcttgaaaataaaatgagacgAAACAGAATAACTATGAAATGTACACAACGCAAAACCAAGCAAGCTAAAAATGTGAGAACCCTGAGGTTAAATGCAGTGGTGGAGACTTAAGCgcatcttttacttaagtaataatacaatatgaaagtactctattacaagtaaaagtcatgcattcaaaattttacttaagtacagaaggaggttatattattattgtaatattaatacattattatGATGACGTTGTTGTAGTATTgtaggattattattactggtgCATTACTGTGTAAGCTGCATTTAATGTAGCAGGTTGAAGTAAAGggaattttaaataatttatatacTTTTTTGGTAGTTTCATATAtaataatgcattatattttatattttgtatgcaATATCTTAATCTGCAGAGTAGTTACTAAAGCTGTTAAATATATCTAGTGGAGTAAAAcagtacaatatttaaaaaaaaaaaagatgtactcaagtaaattacaagtacctcaaaactacTTATTgcacaatacttgagtaaatgtatttagttcaTTTCCACCATTGGTTAatgtataatacatttttaaaatgtctataaAAGAGCTTTTAACTTTTGACTTGATGTTGTTATATTGACTCGATGTTAAAATAAGTGATCCCTGTTATTGCTAAAAGTTTTGGTGGAAAACTTTGTAAggtgtttctaaaaaaaaataacaaaataactttttttccccataataTGGCCAATGCCTATTTActcctgaaaaaaatgtaagcCTTGTACAAAACTTGTACCTGCCTATCCGGTTACTTATCATAAAGATTAATATCAGTCTGAAAGCAGGTTAAAGTGAATTTAGCTGGATTTGTAATCATAtagtgttgttggtgttgatgtCATTTCAGATGAGTGTGGAAGTGGAAAGAAAATTTTTATGCAACGCTGACACTCTGAAAACACTGGAGGAGATCGGGGGTAAGTGTTTAATTTGTCTGCCACACATTTACGCATGGGTAAATTTAGAATTGAGGCACTTAACTGATGTTGTGATCCACACCAACTTACAAATGGTCACTGAAGGACTTTTACAACATTTAATGACACTAATAGCTGTGGTTTGCACTGTAACTGTAGTGACACTTGGCCATCTGTTTCTTGTTAATAATGAAGTTTAATTATCTGTATCAGCCTcgttaatatttttatatttatttatccatttttGAAATCTCTCTTCCTCCCGCTTCTTTTactcagcagtgtgtgttggtCAGCGCCAGTTTCCTGACCAGTACTTTGACACCCCCAAGTTTGACCTGACTTTGAGAGACGTGTGGCTGCGTAAACGTAAAGGATGCTGGGAGCTCAAGTGCCCAGCAACAGTCGACGGGACAGACGAGACGAGTGGAGAACAATCTAAAGCGGCAGCACTGTGTACTCGCTACAAGGAGATAACCAGTCTGCCTGAAATTCAACTGAGAGTGAAAGAGGTCGTAAAAGACGTttgtgaggacagagagacagagacgagCTCCTCACAGGAGGATGAGTCTTGGCTTGGCAAAATGAATCTGGTATGCTTTGCAGAGTTCACAACAGTGCGGCGGTCGTTCACTttagaggaggagggagtgcAGATAGATCTCGACCACGCTGACTTTGACTACCATGTGGGAGAGATAGAGGTCCTCGTTCCAGAGGGAGGAGATGTGCAGTCTGCCTTGGAGAAGATTGAGAGAACGGCTCGAAAGCTGGGTGAGCTCAAAGCTGTCAAACTGCCCAACCctctatataaatataacacaTTCAGTATCATGTGTTATATTCATCAAGTAGGATATCAGTTGCCATGCTGGGACCTGCTTTCCTTGAAAgtcataaatattttttcttattcttcttcACAGGTCTGACTGGAGATCAGCGAGTAGAAGGAAAAATGAATGTTTACCTTAAAAGGAATCACCCAGAGCACTACGCAAAACTACTCAGTGAACATATTTTGTAAGACATATTATACATGATCTGTAAGAGGAACAgctaaatagtttttaaaatgtacatattaTATCTGTAAAATAgatgtattatttattagaaCATTTGTAAAAATTGAACTCACTGATGCAATCTGTATTCACGTATTGTAAAGACCTGAATCTCAAGACATTTCCTaaagaaaacagtaaatttgCACTTGCAGCAGGCTTTTGTCATCTCCACTTGTCCTGTGCACCACATGCAACAGTTATGTTTTTGTATGGCTGTAATATGGAGAGTGTGAGAGGAACTGTGACCACTGGAAATAAAATGGGGTGCCATACTGTCGATTCACCATTAATGATGATTGTTTTCTActgttttgtattaaaaagACAGATGATTAGACACATTAGACACTCGCGGATGAAAAGCTG from Siniperca chuatsi isolate FFG_IHB_CAS linkage group LG19, ASM2008510v1, whole genome shotgun sequence encodes the following:
- the thtpa gene encoding thiamine-triphosphatase isoform X3, with protein sequence MSVEVERKFLCNADTLKTLEEIGVCVGQRQFPDQYFDTPKFDLTLRDVWLRKRKGCWELKCPATVDGTDETSGEQSKAAALCTRYKEITSLPEIQLRVKEVVKDVCEDRETETSSSQEDESWLGKMNLVCFAEFTTVRRSFTLEEEGVQIDLDHADFDYHVGEIEVLVPEGGDVQSALEKIERTARKLGLTGDQRVEGKMNVYLKRNHPEHYAKLLSEHIL
- the thtpa gene encoding thiamine-triphosphatase isoform X2, with the translated sequence MSVEVERKFLCNADTLKTLEEIGAVCVGQRQFPDQYFDTPKFDLTLRDVWLRKRKGCWELKCPATVDGTDETSGEQSKAAALCTRYKEITSLPEIQLRVKEVVKDVCEDRETETSSSQEDESWLGKMNLVCFAEFTTVRRSFTLEEEGVQIDLDHADFDYHVGEIEVLVPEGGDVQSALEKIERTARKLGLTGDQRVEGKMNVYLKRNHPEHYAKLLSEHIL
- the thtpa gene encoding thiamine-triphosphatase isoform X1; translation: MSFQMSVEVERKFLCNADTLKTLEEIGAVCVGQRQFPDQYFDTPKFDLTLRDVWLRKRKGCWELKCPATVDGTDETSGEQSKAAALCTRYKEITSLPEIQLRVKEVVKDVCEDRETETSSSQEDESWLGKMNLVCFAEFTTVRRSFTLEEEGVQIDLDHADFDYHVGEIEVLVPEGGDVQSALEKIERTARKLGLTGDQRVEGKMNVYLKRNHPEHYAKLLSEHIL